In Roseomonas fluvialis, one genomic interval encodes:
- a CDS encoding DUF3305 domain-containing protein, giving the protein MTLEVPGTVRVEVGVVVERRPGVTPWAEHAWQPREVLEDFPDAPPWTVLREEAGRTLFLAGRAEVALHPTDTDNYIHNLEQDPPRVWVLLRPVATAPGYALQAVTVDAGEAQLYAESGTDLLEALPMPPRLRLLVERFVAEHHKQREFHKRKRDRADTEALGRRSRVDDP; this is encoded by the coding sequence ATGACGCTGGAAGTGCCCGGCACCGTGCGCGTCGAGGTCGGCGTGGTGGTCGAACGCCGCCCCGGCGTGACGCCCTGGGCCGAGCACGCCTGGCAACCGCGCGAGGTGCTCGAGGACTTCCCCGACGCGCCCCCCTGGACCGTGCTGCGCGAGGAGGCCGGCCGCACGCTGTTCCTGGCCGGTCGCGCCGAGGTCGCGCTGCACCCGACCGACACCGACAACTACATTCACAACCTCGAACAGGATCCGCCGCGCGTGTGGGTGCTGCTGCGCCCGGTCGCGACCGCGCCCGGCTATGCGCTGCAGGCCGTGACCGTCGATGCGGGTGAGGCGCAGCTCTACGCCGAATCCGGCACCGACCTGCTCGAGGCCCTGCCCATGCCGCCCCGCCTGCGCCTGCTGGTCGAACGCTTCGTGGCCGAACACCACAAGCAGCGCGAATTCCACAAGCGCAAGCGCGACCGCGCGGATACGGAGGCGCTCGGCCGCCGGTCGCGGGTGGACGATCCATGA
- the fabI gene encoding enoyl-ACP reductase FabI, giving the protein MNDATPEPRIATGTLMQGKRGLVMGVANDRSIAWGIARAVAAQGAEVAFTYQGEALEKRVKPLAESIGSSLVLPCDVGDDASMDAAFDAVAKAWGRIDFLVHAIGYADKQFLRGRYLDTPRSAFLQAMDISCFSFVAVGQRAAALMSTGGSLLTLSYLGAERVTPHYNVMGVAKAALEASVRYMATDLGERGIRVNAISAGPIKTLAASGIGDFRYILRWNQYNAPLRRNVTIEDVGGSGLYLLSDLSSGVTGEVHHVDSGYHVVGMKNPDAPDITVEKG; this is encoded by the coding sequence ATGAACGACGCCACGCCAGAGCCCCGGATCGCGACCGGCACCCTCATGCAGGGCAAGCGCGGGCTGGTCATGGGCGTGGCGAACGACCGGTCGATCGCCTGGGGCATTGCCCGCGCCGTGGCCGCCCAGGGGGCCGAGGTCGCCTTCACCTACCAGGGCGAGGCGCTCGAGAAGCGCGTGAAGCCGCTGGCCGAGAGCATCGGCTCCTCCCTGGTGCTGCCCTGCGACGTGGGCGACGACGCCAGCATGGACGCCGCCTTCGACGCCGTTGCGAAGGCCTGGGGCAGGATCGACTTCCTGGTGCATGCCATCGGCTATGCCGACAAGCAGTTCCTGCGCGGGCGCTACCTGGACACACCGCGCAGCGCCTTCCTGCAGGCGATGGACATTTCCTGCTTCTCCTTCGTGGCGGTCGGCCAGCGCGCCGCGGCCCTCATGTCCACCGGCGGATCGCTGCTGACGCTGTCCTACCTGGGCGCCGAGCGCGTCACGCCCCACTACAACGTGATGGGCGTGGCCAAGGCGGCGCTGGAAGCCAGTGTGCGCTACATGGCGACCGACCTGGGCGAGCGCGGCATCCGCGTGAACGCCATCTCCGCCGGCCCGATCAAGACCCTGGCGGCCAGCGGCATCGGCGACTTCCGCTACATCCTGCGCTGGAACCAGTACAATGCGCCGCTGCGCCGCAACGTCACCATCGAGGATGTCGGCGGGTCGGGGCTGTATCTGCTGTCCGACCTGTCCTCGGGCGTGACCGGGGAGGTGCACCACGTCGACAGCGGCTACCACGTGGTCGGCATGAAGAACCCCGATGCGCCGGACATCACGGTGGAGAAGGGCTGA
- a CDS encoding TorD/DmsD family molecular chaperone, which translates to MSAQDTLDVRPDGMTVERARLFALLGRLLVAAPDSGLLAALSGLRGDGTALGEGYGALAAAARAADPVSAEREFHDLFIGLGRGEVLPFASYYITGFLHERPLAELRGDLARLGLERTEGVAEPEDHLGTECEVYAGLLSGSFDGGAAEAEAFFTRHLRPWAGRAFVDIEKAGTARFYRAVGRLGRIAIEIEQAALGLPP; encoded by the coding sequence ATGTCCGCCCAGGACACATTGGACGTCCGGCCCGACGGCATGACTGTAGAGCGCGCGCGCCTGTTCGCGCTGCTCGGGCGGTTGCTCGTGGCCGCGCCCGATTCGGGTCTGCTGGCGGCCTTGTCCGGGCTGCGCGGCGACGGAACCGCGTTGGGCGAGGGCTATGGCGCGCTGGCCGCAGCCGCGCGTGCGGCGGACCCTGTCTCGGCCGAGCGCGAGTTTCACGATCTGTTCATCGGCCTGGGCCGCGGCGAGGTGCTGCCCTTCGCCTCCTACTACATCACCGGCTTCCTGCACGAACGGCCGCTGGCCGAACTGCGCGGCGACCTCGCGCGCCTCGGGCTCGAACGCACCGAGGGCGTGGCGGAACCGGAAGACCATCTGGGCACCGAGTGCGAGGTCTATGCCGGGCTGCTCTCGGGGAGCTTCGACGGCGGCGCCGCCGAGGCCGAGGCCTTCTTCACCAGGCACCTGCGCCCCTGGGCGGGGCGCGCCTTCGTGGACATCGAGAAGGCCGGCACCGCGCGCTTCTACCGCGCCGTCGGCCGGCTCGGACGCATTGCCATCGAGATCGAGCAGGCGGCCCTCGGGCTGCCGCCATGA
- the aroC gene encoding chorismate synthase, producing MSHNTFGHLFRVTTWGESHGPAIGAVVDGVPPRIALTEADIQPFLDRRRPGQSKFVTQRQEADEVRILSGVMDGLTTGTPIALHIENTDQRSKDYSEIAERFRPGHADITYELKYGIRDYRGGGRSSARETAMRVAAGAIARKVLGPDVRVRGALVAMGGDWVDPAAWDWAAVDENAFFCPDRAAAARWEDRLLALRKSGDSVGAVIEVVADGLPPGLGAPIYGKLDADIAAALMSINAVKGVEIGDGFGAASLTGSDNADEMRMNPDGTVAFGSNRAGGILGGISTGQPVVARFAVKPTSSILTPRASVDRQGREVEVLTKGRHDPCVGIRAVPVGEAMLACVLADHLLRHRAQNPDAPMVARLPRN from the coding sequence ATGTCCCACAACACCTTCGGCCACCTGTTCCGCGTCACCACCTGGGGCGAATCCCACGGCCCGGCCATCGGCGCCGTGGTCGATGGCGTGCCGCCGCGCATCGCGCTGACCGAGGCCGATATCCAGCCCTTCCTGGACCGTCGCCGCCCCGGCCAGTCGAAATTCGTCACGCAGCGCCAGGAAGCCGACGAGGTGCGCATCCTCTCGGGCGTGATGGACGGGCTGACCACCGGCACGCCCATCGCGCTGCACATCGAGAACACCGACCAGCGATCCAAGGACTATTCCGAGATCGCCGAGCGCTTCCGCCCCGGCCATGCCGACATCACCTACGAACTGAAATACGGCATCCGCGACTATCGCGGCGGTGGGCGTTCCAGCGCGCGCGAGACCGCGATGCGCGTGGCCGCCGGTGCCATCGCGCGCAAGGTGCTCGGCCCCGATGTGCGCGTGCGCGGGGCGTTGGTCGCGATGGGCGGGGATTGGGTGGACCCCGCCGCCTGGGACTGGGCGGCGGTGGACGAAAACGCCTTCTTCTGCCCCGACCGCGCCGCCGCGGCACGCTGGGAGGACCGGCTGCTGGCGCTGCGCAAATCCGGCGATTCCGTGGGCGCGGTGATCGAGGTGGTGGCGGACGGCCTGCCCCCCGGGCTCGGCGCGCCGATCTACGGCAAGCTCGATGCCGACATCGCCGCCGCGCTGATGTCCATCAACGCCGTGAAGGGCGTCGAGATCGGCGATGGCTTCGGCGCCGCCAGCCTGACCGGCAGCGACAATGCTGACGAGATGCGCATGAATCCCGACGGCACCGTGGCCTTCGGGTCGAACCGCGCGGGCGGCATCCTGGGCGGCATCAGCACCGGCCAGCCGGTGGTGGCGCGCTTCGCGGTGAAGCCGACCAGTTCGATCCTGACGCCGCGCGCCTCGGTGGACCGCCAGGGGCGGGAGGTCGAGGTGCTGACCAAGGGCCGCCACGACCCCTGCGTGGGCATCCGCGCGGTGCCGGTGGGTGAGGCGATGCTGGCCTGTGTCCTGGCCGACCACCTGCTGCGGCACCGGGCGCAGAATCCGGATGCGCCCATGGTGGCGCGGCTGCCGCGGAACTGA
- a CDS encoding 4Fe-4S dicluster domain-containing protein: MSGTDGRIALVCSCEDTMRLDERAIARGCGAELRTAEQLCMAQLDRFMAALATGRPVTVACTAQAPLFAQEAAEAGAAAPTFVNVREQAGWAAEGRAAGPKMAALLAAAAEPMPATPLVPLESQGVTLVLGRDGVALEVAARLADRLDLTVLLTGAEAVTPPRSAPFPVMKGRARAATGYLGAFEVTVDGAAMPRPSSRAQYEFGPGKDGATSRADIVLDLTGGAPLFPAHEVRQGYLRADPADAAAVERAIVAAGELVGTFDKPRFIAFDGGLCAHARNKRNGCTRCIDLCPTGAIAPGTGTLKDQVVISAEICAGCGACAAVCPTGAATYTLPPPAAMARRIRALLLAYRAAGGEAPVLLLHDDTQGEPMLDALSRHGDGLPARVLPLRVNEPTAIDLSLLTGAFAWGASAVRVLLPARGRHGAEGLARNIETVNATLAGLGLGHAVAPAATIETDDPFTLGEALAALPRAGFGFAPSTHQAIGTPREMALQGLRALREAAGSATATVALPALAPFGVAQVNVAGCTLCLACTSVCPTSAFSANPETPQLRFLEDACVQCGLCAATCPEKVITLEPRLNFDAAAATPVVVKQEEPASCPRCSKLFGTKASIARVKAKLSAHWMFADPARIAILDLCDDCRITEATSGGFDPYAGAPRPVTKTTEDYLREAERAKKADE, from the coding sequence ATGAGCGGAACGGATGGGCGCATCGCCCTGGTGTGCAGCTGCGAGGACACGATGCGCCTCGACGAGCGCGCCATCGCGCGCGGCTGCGGCGCCGAACTGCGCACGGCCGAACAGCTCTGCATGGCGCAGCTCGATCGCTTCATGGCGGCGCTCGCGACCGGGCGGCCGGTGACCGTCGCCTGCACCGCCCAGGCGCCGCTGTTCGCGCAGGAAGCGGCCGAGGCCGGTGCCGCCGCACCCACCTTCGTGAACGTCCGCGAGCAGGCCGGCTGGGCCGCCGAGGGTCGCGCCGCCGGCCCCAAGATGGCCGCGCTGCTGGCTGCCGCCGCCGAACCGATGCCTGCCACGCCACTGGTGCCGCTGGAGAGCCAGGGCGTCACGCTGGTGCTCGGGCGCGATGGCGTGGCGCTGGAGGTGGCGGCGCGCCTGGCCGACCGGCTGGACCTCACGGTGCTGCTGACCGGCGCGGAAGCGGTCACGCCGCCGCGCAGCGCGCCCTTCCCGGTGATGAAGGGGCGCGCGCGCGCCGCGACCGGGTACCTCGGCGCCTTCGAGGTCACCGTGGATGGTGCGGCGATGCCGCGCCCTTCCTCCCGCGCGCAGTATGAATTCGGCCCCGGCAAGGATGGCGCGACCAGCCGCGCGGACATCGTGCTGGACCTGACCGGCGGCGCGCCGCTGTTCCCCGCGCATGAGGTCCGCCAGGGCTACCTGCGCGCCGACCCCGCGGACGCCGCCGCGGTGGAACGCGCCATCGTCGCTGCCGGCGAACTGGTCGGCACGTTCGACAAGCCGCGCTTCATCGCCTTCGATGGCGGGCTGTGCGCGCATGCCCGCAACAAGCGCAACGGCTGCACGCGCTGCATCGACCTGTGCCCCACCGGCGCCATCGCGCCGGGCACCGGGACGTTGAAGGACCAGGTCGTGATCAGCGCCGAGATCTGCGCGGGCTGCGGCGCCTGCGCGGCGGTCTGCCCGACCGGGGCGGCGACCTACACGCTGCCGCCGCCGGCGGCGATGGCACGGCGCATCCGCGCTCTGCTGCTGGCCTATCGTGCCGCAGGCGGCGAGGCGCCGGTGCTGCTGCTGCACGACGACACGCAGGGCGAACCGATGCTCGATGCGCTGTCGCGCCACGGCGATGGGCTGCCGGCCCGCGTGCTGCCATTGCGGGTGAACGAGCCGACCGCGATCGATCTGTCGTTGCTGACGGGCGCCTTCGCCTGGGGTGCCTCCGCGGTGCGCGTGCTGCTGCCGGCGCGCGGGCGGCACGGCGCGGAGGGCCTGGCGCGCAACATCGAGACGGTGAACGCCACGCTGGCAGGGCTCGGGCTGGGCCATGCGGTTGCGCCCGCCGCGACGATCGAGACCGACGATCCCTTCACGCTGGGCGAGGCGCTGGCCGCGCTGCCGCGCGCGGGCTTCGGCTTCGCGCCGTCCACGCACCAGGCGATCGGCACGCCGCGCGAGATGGCGCTGCAGGGGCTGCGCGCGCTGCGCGAGGCGGCGGGGTCCGCGACGGCGACGGTGGCGCTGCCCGCGCTCGCACCCTTCGGCGTGGCGCAGGTGAATGTCGCGGGCTGCACGCTGTGCCTCGCCTGCACGAGCGTCTGCCCGACCTCGGCGTTTTCGGCGAACCCGGAGACGCCGCAGTTGCGCTTCCTCGAGGATGCCTGCGTGCAGTGCGGGCTGTGCGCGGCGACCTGCCCGGAGAAGGTGATCACGCTGGAGCCGCGGCTGAACTTCGACGCGGCCGCGGCGACGCCGGTCGTGGTGAAGCAGGAGGAACCGGCTTCCTGCCCGCGCTGTTCGAAACTGTTCGGCACCAAGGCGTCGATCGCGCGCGTGAAGGCGAAGCTGAGCGCGCACTGGATGTTTGCCGACCCGGCGCGCATCGCGATCCTGGACCTGTGCGATGATTGCAGGATCACGGAGGCGACGAGCGGCGGGTTCGACCCCTATGCCGGGGCGCCGCGGCCGGTGACGAAGACGACCGAAGATTATCTGCGCGAGGCGGAGCGGGCGAAGAAGGCGGACGAGTAG
- a CDS encoding DUF1772 domain-containing protein, producing the protein MLAGQLALVAAAAFGGAAIYINLAEQPARLMLDDQALLAQWKPAYKRGFAMQATLAVVGGVLGMLAWWQSGGVAWGIGAAVLLANWPFTLLGIMPTNHRLQAIAPESAGAESRALIRRWGMLHAVRSALGAIATLLFVAASLG; encoded by the coding sequence ATGCTCGCGGGACAATTGGCGCTGGTTGCCGCGGCGGCCTTCGGCGGGGCGGCCATCTACATCAACCTGGCCGAGCAGCCGGCCCGGCTGATGCTGGATGACCAGGCGCTGCTGGCGCAGTGGAAGCCGGCCTACAAGCGGGGCTTCGCCATGCAGGCCACGCTGGCGGTGGTGGGCGGCGTGCTGGGCATGCTGGCCTGGTGGCAGTCCGGCGGCGTGGCCTGGGGCATCGGTGCGGCGGTGCTGCTGGCGAACTGGCCCTTCACGCTGCTCGGCATCATGCCGACCAACCATCGCCTGCAGGCCATCGCGCCGGAGTCAGCCGGGGCCGAGAGCCGCGCGCTTATTCGACGCTGGGGCATGCTGCACGCGGTGCGGAGCGCGCTGGGCGCGATCGCGACGTTGCTGTTCGTGGCGGCGTCGCTGGGCTGA
- a CDS encoding biotin/lipoate--protein ligase family protein — MSEGLPDLPSVFTPIIALREGGDAMTRAVAEAPQHGAGTLVWARSWARIEAAVVLEPEQPLSAARAALLAAMVAFADAAGALGPPEVPLTFDWPVGIRVNGGLVGAARLATPPGCADSEVPDWVVVGIEAAFAASDQDPGRDPGRTTLFEEGYADTTPAEMTAAWARHLMATLADWQARGFRVMAERYLARLDPAIGAGGRRGIDPATGALVLDQGGQREHRALQVAA; from the coding sequence GTGTCCGAGGGCCTGCCCGACCTGCCGAGCGTCTTCACCCCCATCATCGCCTTGCGCGAGGGCGGAGACGCGATGACGCGCGCGGTGGCCGAGGCACCGCAGCACGGCGCGGGCACGCTGGTCTGGGCCAGGTCCTGGGCGCGGATCGAGGCCGCGGTCGTGCTGGAACCCGAACAGCCGCTGTCGGCCGCGCGCGCTGCGCTGCTGGCCGCTATGGTGGCCTTCGCCGATGCCGCCGGCGCGCTCGGCCCGCCCGAGGTGCCGCTGACCTTCGACTGGCCGGTCGGCATCCGCGTCAATGGCGGCCTGGTCGGCGCCGCGCGCCTCGCGACCCCGCCCGGCTGCGCCGATTCTGAGGTGCCCGACTGGGTCGTGGTCGGCATCGAGGCCGCCTTCGCCGCATCCGACCAGGATCCCGGCCGCGACCCCGGCCGCACCACATTGTTCGAGGAAGGCTACGCCGACACCACGCCAGCCGAAATGACCGCCGCCTGGGCGCGCCACCTCATGGCGACGCTCGCCGACTGGCAGGCGCGCGGGTTTCGCGTGATGGCGGAACGCTACCTGGCGCGGCTCGACCCCGCGATCGGCGCGGGCGGGCGGCGCGGCATCGACCCTGCGACCGGCGCGCTGGTGCTCGACCAGGGCGGGCAGCGCGAACACCGCGCCTTGCAGGTGGCGGCATGA
- a CDS encoding DUF3306 domain-containing protein: MSDEGFLSRWSRRKRAAEAGRAPEDPQARDAAPVAPMPEPPAMIPPGAEPALAPSGAPGIPVLPPDAAQDGQAPPTAGTPAATFDLASLPSIDSLTAATDIRAFLRKEVPEALRRAALRKAWSLDPAIRDFVGPADYAWDYNAPDGVPGASLDLVGDVREMLAQIFGPDTPAKDAPAEDAATAQEPPELAAVPELQAQPSAGAAAPEAPSVALAPTPDDPGVPTATPPEAARRHGSALPS, translated from the coding sequence ATGAGCGACGAAGGCTTCCTCTCCCGCTGGTCGCGCCGCAAGCGCGCGGCGGAGGCGGGGCGCGCGCCGGAGGACCCGCAGGCGCGCGACGCCGCGCCTGTCGCCCCGATGCCGGAGCCCCCCGCCATGATCCCGCCTGGTGCCGAGCCTGCGCTCGCGCCGTCGGGGGCGCCGGGCATCCCCGTCCTGCCTCCGGACGCCGCGCAGGACGGTCAGGCCCCGCCGACCGCTGGCACCCCCGCTGCGACCTTCGACCTCGCGAGCCTGCCGTCGATCGACAGCCTGACCGCCGCCACCGACATCCGCGCCTTCCTGCGCAAGGAGGTGCCGGAGGCGCTGAGGCGCGCGGCGCTGCGAAAGGCCTGGTCGCTCGACCCTGCAATCCGCGACTTCGTCGGGCCGGCGGACTATGCCTGGGACTACAATGCGCCGGACGGCGTGCCTGGCGCATCGCTCGACCTGGTCGGCGACGTGCGGGAGATGCTGGCGCAGATCTTCGGCCCGGATACGCCGGCCAAGGACGCGCCGGCGGAGGACGCGGCGACGGCGCAAGAACCGCCGGAACTCGCCGCCGTGCCCGAACTTCAGGCCCAGCCCAGCGCCGGGGCCGCCGCGCCCGAGGCGCCTTCAGTCGCCCTCGCGCCGACACCCGATGATCCCGGGGTGCCCACGGCGACCCCGCCCGAGGCTGCCCGCCGGCATGGATCAGCGCTGCCAAGTTGA
- a CDS encoding twin-arginine translocation signal domain-containing protein, whose product MSTSNKGASERRGFLKALGLGGAAAAAATVVEAAGPIRADAVPAGTARKENEADRLKARYQPNAAGVQAFYRTNRYDG is encoded by the coding sequence ATGAGCACAAGCAACAAGGGCGCGTCCGAGCGCCGCGGCTTCCTGAAGGCGCTGGGCCTGGGCGGTGCGGCCGCCGCGGCCGCCACGGTGGTTGAGGCCGCCGGCCCGATCCGCGCCGACGCCGTGCCCGCGGGCACTGCGCGCAAGGAAAACGAGGCCGATCGCCTCAAGGCCCGCTACCAGCCCAATGCCGCGGGCGTGCAGGCTTTCTACCGCACCAACCGCTACGACGGCTGA
- a CDS encoding DUF6505 family protein: protein MKLLRTIRLDPSDALVFPRAAEPGEWAVPGGFCFWDDDVAVLEGKRRQAFRAGFLGLSSFGWSTLVQVVTATPAQHEAAVGALAAHIRSTLGAPDDAAARAAAEDEIAFAQSLCDHPPGTLVALSRSLDGGEVREQFRTLHERPQDHRRFDALPVFAAVAVDGEEEAPIHPDLARMARREP, encoded by the coding sequence ATGAAGTTGCTGCGCACCATCCGGCTCGACCCTTCCGACGCGCTGGTGTTCCCGCGCGCGGCCGAACCCGGCGAATGGGCCGTGCCCGGCGGCTTCTGCTTCTGGGACGACGACGTGGCCGTGCTCGAGGGCAAGCGACGCCAGGCCTTCCGCGCGGGGTTCCTGGGCCTGTCCTCCTTCGGGTGGTCCACGCTAGTGCAGGTGGTCACCGCCACGCCGGCGCAGCACGAGGCGGCCGTGGGGGCGCTGGCAGCGCATATCCGCAGCACGCTCGGCGCACCCGACGATGCCGCGGCGCGCGCAGCGGCCGAGGACGAGATCGCCTTCGCGCAATCGCTCTGCGACCATCCGCCCGGCACGCTCGTGGCCCTCAGCCGCAGCCTCGACGGCGGCGAGGTCCGCGAGCAGTTCCGCACCCTGCACGAACGCCCGCAGGACCATCGCCGCTTCGATGCGCTGCCGGTCTTCGCCGCGGTGGCCGTCGATGGCGAGGAGGAAGCGCCGATCCATCCCGACCTCGCGCGCATGGCGCGGCGCGAACCATGA
- a CDS encoding DUF6352 family protein: protein MSAVLSPGDFWVAAGHHLCDVADHGRLVATEDLWRAFLARPELIPPDEACEAERALHAALMAAPLQSVDAARIAALADADAQENFTQFLAFRDRVAAHPTLEAAWVALYREGVAGIPPILLQMLTHLVARAALEGEGDPFALRAGELLFRTQRAGIHQGATLLADEEVVDMRGRDGGFGALGQLLVEAGAPPREVEIDVLNDGNAHLYHGRSDAHDFALDIAEGRAGAAGIARMLERFIRHLFGEEVAIRAVPVIEDRDWSWHVGLDAEATSIANDLWHGKKVRQERLARILWLGVLEFRDASRVLPRVAGRPVYLALAMDAANRVRMKPQNLVAGLPLVAREDAA, encoded by the coding sequence ATGAGCGCCGTGCTTTCGCCCGGCGATTTCTGGGTCGCCGCCGGCCATCACCTGTGTGACGTGGCGGACCACGGCCGCCTGGTCGCGACCGAGGACCTGTGGCGTGCTTTCCTCGCGCGGCCCGAGCTGATCCCGCCCGACGAAGCCTGCGAGGCCGAGCGCGCGCTGCATGCCGCGCTGATGGCCGCGCCGCTGCAATCGGTGGACGCCGCGCGCATCGCCGCTTTGGCGGATGCCGATGCGCAGGAGAATTTCACGCAGTTCCTGGCCTTCCGCGATCGCGTCGCGGCCCATCCCACGCTCGAGGCCGCCTGGGTCGCGCTGTATCGCGAGGGTGTCGCGGGCATTCCGCCGATCCTGCTGCAGATGCTCACGCACCTGGTCGCGCGTGCCGCACTCGAGGGCGAGGGCGATCCCTTTGCACTGCGCGCCGGCGAACTGCTGTTCCGCACGCAGCGCGCCGGCATCCACCAGGGCGCGACGCTGCTCGCGGACGAGGAAGTGGTCGATATGCGCGGCCGCGACGGCGGCTTTGGCGCGCTCGGGCAATTGCTGGTGGAAGCCGGCGCGCCGCCGCGCGAGGTCGAGATCGACGTGCTGAACGACGGCAATGCGCACCTCTATCACGGCCGGTCCGACGCACACGACTTCGCTCTCGACATCGCCGAGGGGCGCGCGGGTGCCGCGGGCATCGCGCGCATGCTGGAACGCTTCATCCGACATCTGTTCGGCGAGGAGGTCGCGATCCGCGCGGTGCCGGTCATCGAGGACCGCGACTGGAGCTGGCATGTCGGCCTGGATGCCGAGGCGACGTCGATCGCGAACGACCTGTGGCACGGGAAGAAGGTGCGGCAGGAACGCCTCGCGCGCATCCTGTGGCTCGGCGTGCTGGAGTTCCGCGACGCATCGCGCGTGCTGCCGCGCGTCGCGGGCCGGCCGGTGTATCTGGCGCTGGCGATGGATGCGGCGAACCGGGTGCGCATGAAGCCGCAGAACCTGGTCGCCGGGCTGCCGCTGGTCGCGCGGGAGGACGCCGCATGA